The segment CCTGACCCCATTTTGGGACCCCACTCTGGGAGGGCATATGGCCAGACGGGTAAGAATCCATTATCCCGGGGCGTGTTTTCATGTGATGCTCCGGGGGAACGCAAAGCAGGAGATTTTTCAAGGTCCCGGGGATATACGGCGGTTCGAGGAGATCCTTGGCGAGGGCGTGGCCCGTTATGGCGTATCGGTCTATGCCTACTGCTGGATGCCCAATCATGTGCATATGGCCGTGCAGGTGTCTGACATTCCGTTGTCAAAGATGATGCAGAGTCTCTCCCAGCGCTATACCGGCTGGGTCAATCACAAATACGAACGGGTGGGACATCTGTTCCAGGGGCGGTACAAGGCGGTCCTGGTGGCAAAGCTGGCATACCAGATGGAGCTGATCCGCTATATTCATCTCAACCCGGTGCGGGCCGGGCTGGTCAAGACACCAGAAGCGTATGGCAACAGCAGCCACCGGGAATATCTGGCGCCTGAGCAGGGCCGGACAGTATCCTGGCTGGACATTGATGCGGGCATGGCGCTGTTTGGGGGAGACCCGGCCGCAGCCGGACTCCGGTACCGGCATTTCATGGGAGAGCCTGTGGATGAGGATCGGCTGATGCAGCTGCGAACGGGGGTAGACACGGACAATGAGCCCAAGATCCGCACCCGGGAGGACACGATTGACATCGATCTGGAGACCCTGATCCGGCGGGTGGCCGATGAGATGGATGTGACTGAAGAGATGATTTCCGGTCCGGGCAGAAGCCGGAAAGCCTCCCATACCCGGGCCATGATCGCGATTCTGGCCATGGATCATACCGCCCACACCCTCTATAAAGTGGCGGCCCGCCTGAACCGGGATGTCTCCACGCTGAGCAAACAGGTGGCGCATCTCCGGGACCGAAGGCAAAAATTCGACAGACTGGATTCACAAATCAAACAATTGGTAAAAATAATCAAGTAGTGGGGCAAATAGTGGGGTCAGGCTTGGCTTATTGGCTTATTGCATGGGAGCCGCAATAAGCCAATAAGCCAAGCCTGACCCCATCTCCCCACCTCATCTGAGGAGAAATCATGACAGATCAGACACAGAAGAATTTTGCGCTCATCGGCGCGGCCGGGTATGTGGCACCCCGGCATATGCGGGCCATTGCCGACACTGGCAACCGCCTGGCGGCGGCGTTGGACCCCAATGATTCAGTGGGGGTGATTGACAGCTATTTTCCGGAGGCCGCGTTTTTCACGGAGTTTGAGCGGTTTGACCGGCATGCGGAAAAGCTGCGGCGAAAAGGAGGGGAGGCGGCCATCGATTATGTGAGCATCTGTTCGCCCAACTATCTGCACGATGCGCACATGCGGTTTGCGCTGCGCATCGGGGCGGATGCTATCTGCGAAAAACCACTGGTGCTAAACCCCTGGAACCTGGATGCCCTGGCCGAGCTCCAGGCGGAAAATGGGGCACGGGTGTGGAACATCCTGCAACTGCGGCTGCACCCGAGCATCATTGCGCTCAAGGAAAAGGTGGCGGCGGAGCTGGCGGAAAATCCGGACAAGATGTATGATATTGATTTGACCTATTTGACCTCCCGGGGCCGGTGGTATTTTGTGTCCTGGAAAGGGGATCAGGAAAAGTCCGGCGGGATCGCCACCAACATCGGAATCCATTTTTTCGATATGCTCATGTGGATCTTCGGGCCGGTGAAAACCAACATCGTGCACAAGTCTGAACCGGACACGGCGGCCGGGTATTTTGACCTGGCCCATGCCAGGGTGCGGTGGTTTTTGAGCGTGAACGCGGATTATCTGCCCAAAGAGGCTACGAGCAAGGGCATGCGCACCTTTCGGTCCATCCAGGTGGATGGCGAAGAGATCGAGTTCTCCAGCGGGTTCACGGATCTGCACACCTTGAGCTACCAGGAAGTCCTGGCCGGGAGGGGATTTCTTCTGGAAGAGGCGAGGCCGAGTCTGGAGACTGTGTACACCATCCGGAATGCGGAAGTGGCGGGGAAAACCGGTGAACACCACCCGTTCCTTTAACCGCTGACCCCAGACCAAGGAGAAGAAGATGACATTTATACATGATACCGCGATTGTGGACGAAGGTGCGGTGATCGGCGACGGATCCCGGGTGTGGCACTGGGTGCACATCTGCGGCGGGGCCGTGATCGGGGAAAATTGTTCGTTTGGCCAGAACGTGTTTGTGGGCAACAAGGTGGTCATCGGCCGCAATGTCAAGATCCAGAACAATGTGTCTGTGTATGACAATGTGGTGCTGGAGGATGATGTGTTCTGCGGGCCGTCCATGGTGTTCACCAATGTGTACAACCCCCGGTCGGCCGTGTCCAGAAAAGATGAATACCGCAGTACGCGGGTAGGGAAGGGCGCGACCCTGGGGGCCAACTGCACCATTGTGTGCGGCAATGACATCGGCGAGTATGCGTTTGTGGCGGCCGGGGCCGTGGTGAACCGGCCCGTGAAGCCTTATGCGTTGATGGCGGGGGTGCCGGCCCGGCAGGTGGGATGGATGAGCCGGTTCGGCGAGCAGCTGGACCTGCCGTTGACCGGCGATGGTGAGGCTGTCTGTCCCCACACGGGTGACCGGTATCAACTTAAGGGATCTGAAATTACTTTTGTTCCAAAAAAATAGCGAGACAATGACATTCTGCATTTGCAGCATTTAATAAATCATAGTAAACTCTAATTGCATTTAGGTAAACCCCCGGCTTTGCCGGGCGACTCACCAGTGTTTGACATTTACGGGAATATATGAAAGCCCTTCCAGAAGTGAACCGCTCAAATTCACAAAGGAAAGGCTTTCATGAACAACGATTCGAGTTTATCCCATAGCAGGTGGGAATGCAAATACCATGTGGTATGGATTCCAAAATACCGCAGAAAGACATTGTATGGTGAACTTAGAAGGTACCTTGGACAAATTTTCAAGGATTTGGCCCGGAACAGGGAAAGTGAGATTATTGAAGGGCATATGATGCCGGATCATGTGCATATGCTGATATCGATACCTCCAAAATATTCGGTGGCACAGGTTATCGGATTTATCAAAGGTAAAAGTGCAATCAATATAGCACGAAATTACCTGGGGCATCGAAGGAATTTTACTGGTCAGCAGTTTTGGGCCAGAGGCTATCACGTTTCGACAGTTGGTCGAGACGAGGACACTGTTCGAGAATACATCCGCTCTCAGGAGAAAGAGGATAGACGCTTAGAGCAGCTGAGCTTGTTTAAATAAGGTGCGCCGCCCAATAAATAACCGCTTTGAGCGGTTCACCAAATCAAGCCTCCGGCTTTGCCGGAGGTACTTGACTGATATTGAAAAATATTAGAGGGCAATGAACTATGGAATGGTAGCGTGTGAGGTGTCAAAATGGTGAC is part of the Desulfotignum phosphitoxidans DSM 13687 genome and harbors:
- the tnpA gene encoding IS200/IS605 family transposase — its product is MNNDSSLSHSRWECKYHVVWIPKYRRKTLYGELRRYLGQIFKDLARNRESEIIEGHMMPDHVHMLISIPPKYSVAQVIGFIKGKSAINIARNYLGHRRNFTGQQFWARGYHVSTVGRDEDTVREYIRSQEKEDRRLEQLSLFK
- a CDS encoding acyltransferase; translation: MTFIHDTAIVDEGAVIGDGSRVWHWVHICGGAVIGENCSFGQNVFVGNKVVIGRNVKIQNNVSVYDNVVLEDDVFCGPSMVFTNVYNPRSAVSRKDEYRSTRVGKGATLGANCTIVCGNDIGEYAFVAAGAVVNRPVKPYALMAGVPARQVGWMSRFGEQLDLPLTGDGEAVCPHTGDRYQLKGSEITFVPKK
- a CDS encoding transposase, with amino-acid sequence MARRVRIHYPGACFHVMLRGNAKQEIFQGPGDIRRFEEILGEGVARYGVSVYAYCWMPNHVHMAVQVSDIPLSKMMQSLSQRYTGWVNHKYERVGHLFQGRYKAVLVAKLAYQMELIRYIHLNPVRAGLVKTPEAYGNSSHREYLAPEQGRTVSWLDIDAGMALFGGDPAAAGLRYRHFMGEPVDEDRLMQLRTGVDTDNEPKIRTREDTIDIDLETLIRRVADEMDVTEEMISGPGRSRKASHTRAMIAILAMDHTAHTLYKVAARLNRDVSTLSKQVAHLRDRRQKFDRLDSQIKQLVKIIK
- a CDS encoding Gfo/Idh/MocA family protein, with amino-acid sequence MTDQTQKNFALIGAAGYVAPRHMRAIADTGNRLAAALDPNDSVGVIDSYFPEAAFFTEFERFDRHAEKLRRKGGEAAIDYVSICSPNYLHDAHMRFALRIGADAICEKPLVLNPWNLDALAELQAENGARVWNILQLRLHPSIIALKEKVAAELAENPDKMYDIDLTYLTSRGRWYFVSWKGDQEKSGGIATNIGIHFFDMLMWIFGPVKTNIVHKSEPDTAAGYFDLAHARVRWFLSVNADYLPKEATSKGMRTFRSIQVDGEEIEFSSGFTDLHTLSYQEVLAGRGFLLEEARPSLETVYTIRNAEVAGKTGEHHPFL